A single genomic interval of Adhaeribacter pallidiroseus harbors:
- a CDS encoding (2Fe-2S)-binding protein, producing the protein MAQYKLQVNGRSYQADVEPDTPLLWVLRDHLGLVGTKYGCGIAQCGACTVHVNGEATRSCVYPVSALGKSKVVTIEGLSPKGDHPVQQAWNEVDVSQCGYCQAGQIMTAAALLKKNPKPTSAEIDAGMTGNICRCGTYHRIKEAVQLAATKTK; encoded by the coding sequence ATGGCCCAGTATAAATTACAAGTAAATGGCCGGAGCTACCAGGCCGACGTAGAGCCGGACACCCCACTTTTGTGGGTTTTACGCGACCACCTGGGGTTGGTCGGCACCAAGTATGGTTGCGGTATTGCCCAATGCGGCGCTTGTACCGTGCACGTAAACGGCGAGGCTACTCGTTCCTGCGTTTACCCGGTTTCGGCCTTGGGTAAATCAAAAGTGGTTACTATCGAAGGTTTATCACCCAAAGGAGATCATCCGGTACAACAAGCCTGGAACGAAGTGGACGTTTCGCAGTGCGGTTATTGCCAGGCTGGCCAGATTATGACGGCCGCAGCTTTGCTCAAGAAAAATCCAAAACCTACTTCCGCCGAAATTGATGCCGGCATGACGGGTAATATTTGCCGTTGCGGCACTTACCACCGAATCAAAGAAGCTGTTCAATTAGCCGCTACTAAAACCAAATAG
- a CDS encoding molybdopterin cofactor-binding domain-containing protein, which translates to MSTQVQNSRRNFLKISAAAGGGLFLGFNWFRTEAATTAVMDEAAIAAGNIEFNSYLKIATDGLITIYSPNPELGQNIKTSFPMIVAEELDADWAKVKVEQAKLDKKYERQLTGGSGAVPHSWQRLRKAGATARQMLMEAAAKRWNVPVTELSTDKGVVWHKTSNRKLTYGELATEASQIPVPAEVKLKDRKDFKLIGKPIKNVEHHSIVTGKPLFGLDFYREGMLFAMVQRPAFGMKLKAVDSAAAKAMPGIVDVVTFKNSVAVVGKSTWQVKKAREALKIEYEKEGNIESTADHDRIMQELLNKPEATERRKDGDVESAFKNAAKVIKSEYQCPFLSHSPMEPMNFFAHVRPDGVELVGPTQTPDLARNETAKLLNIPPEKVTVEITRLGGGFGRRLKADYVLEAVEVSNLVKAPVKVIWTREDDMTGGSYRPAVRYRFEAALDAQNNLIGYKLRGASINAGNSTREHNFPSGAVDNLLIDSVEHQSPITTGPWRAPITNFLAFAEQSFMDEVAQAAGKDPVQFRLDLLDKAKAKPVGEIKYDIDRMKGVIQLAAEKAQWGKKKGVFQGFSVYFSHASYVAQVGEVVVQKGKPVLKKIYAAADCGIVVNLSGARQQMMGGIVDGIGHAMYGNLTFKDGLPTQKNFDTYRLIRLKEIPEIDVNFVDNGIDPTGLGEPALPPTGGAVANALFKATGKRLKNQPFAEQQELKDVI; encoded by the coding sequence ATGTCAACGCAAGTACAAAATAGCCGGCGCAATTTTTTAAAAATTTCCGCTGCAGCCGGCGGCGGGTTATTTCTGGGTTTTAATTGGTTCCGCACCGAAGCCGCTACTACAGCGGTAATGGATGAAGCCGCGATAGCAGCGGGTAATATTGAATTTAACAGTTACCTCAAAATAGCCACGGATGGCCTGATTACCATTTATTCTCCCAACCCGGAACTAGGGCAGAATATTAAAACTTCTTTCCCGATGATTGTGGCCGAAGAACTGGACGCGGATTGGGCTAAAGTTAAAGTAGAACAAGCTAAATTAGATAAAAAATACGAACGCCAGTTAACCGGCGGTAGCGGGGCGGTGCCGCATTCCTGGCAACGGTTGCGTAAAGCTGGAGCTACCGCGCGCCAAATGCTAATGGAGGCGGCTGCCAAGCGCTGGAACGTTCCGGTAACGGAGCTTAGTACAGACAAAGGAGTAGTATGGCATAAAACCAGTAACCGCAAGCTAACTTACGGCGAACTGGCTACCGAAGCCTCCCAAATTCCGGTACCTGCCGAAGTAAAATTAAAAGACCGCAAAGATTTTAAGTTAATCGGTAAACCCATTAAAAACGTGGAACACCACTCCATTGTAACGGGTAAACCACTTTTTGGCTTGGATTTCTATCGCGAAGGAATGTTGTTTGCCATGGTGCAACGGCCCGCCTTCGGTATGAAATTAAAAGCAGTAGATTCGGCAGCCGCTAAAGCTATGCCGGGCATAGTGGATGTAGTTACGTTTAAGAACAGCGTAGCGGTAGTGGGTAAATCTACCTGGCAGGTTAAAAAAGCCCGCGAAGCTTTGAAAATTGAATACGAAAAAGAAGGCAACATCGAAAGCACCGCCGACCATGACCGGATTATGCAGGAGTTACTGAATAAACCGGAGGCTACCGAGCGGCGCAAGGATGGCGATGTGGAATCGGCATTTAAAAACGCGGCAAAAGTAATTAAAAGCGAATACCAGTGTCCTTTTCTGTCGCATAGTCCCATGGAGCCGATGAACTTTTTTGCCCACGTTCGGCCGGACGGGGTAGAATTAGTAGGGCCTACCCAAACGCCGGATTTAGCGCGCAACGAAACGGCTAAGTTATTGAACATTCCGCCGGAAAAAGTAACGGTAGAAATTACCCGTTTAGGTGGTGGTTTTGGGCGCCGGTTAAAAGCCGATTATGTGTTAGAGGCAGTAGAAGTTTCTAACCTGGTAAAAGCGCCGGTTAAAGTAATCTGGACCCGCGAAGACGATATGACAGGTGGATCTTACCGACCAGCCGTTCGGTACCGTTTTGAAGCAGCTTTAGATGCTCAGAATAATTTAATTGGCTATAAGTTACGGGGGGCCAGTATTAATGCGGGTAACTCTACCCGGGAACATAATTTCCCTTCTGGAGCTGTCGATAATTTATTAATAGATTCCGTAGAACACCAGTCGCCGATTACCACCGGTCCTTGGCGCGCACCTATTACTAATTTCCTGGCCTTTGCCGAACAATCTTTTATGGACGAAGTGGCCCAGGCAGCTGGTAAAGATCCGGTACAATTCCGTTTGGATTTACTGGACAAAGCTAAAGCCAAACCCGTAGGTGAAATCAAATACGACATCGACCGCATGAAAGGCGTTATACAACTAGCCGCTGAAAAAGCACAATGGGGCAAAAAGAAAGGTGTATTCCAGGGCTTCAGTGTTTATTTCTCACACGCTTCTTACGTAGCGCAAGTAGGCGAAGTAGTGGTGCAAAAAGGCAAACCCGTCCTGAAGAAAATCTACGCCGCTGCCGATTGTGGAATAGTCGTTAATTTAAGCGGGGCCCGTCAGCAAATGATGGGCGGTATTGTAGATGGTATTGGCCACGCCATGTACGGCAATTTAACGTTTAAAGACGGATTACCTACGCAAAAGAACTTTGATACCTACCGTTTAATTCGCTTAAAAGAAATACCGGAAATCGACGTTAATTTTGTTGATAACGGCATTGACCCCACCGGATTAGGTGAGCCTGCTTTGCCTCCCACCGGTGGCGCGGTTGCCAATGCCTTATTTAAAGCTACCGGTAAGCGGTTAAAAAATCAACCATTTGCCGAACAGCAAGAGCTAAAAGATGTAATATAA
- a CDS encoding SPL family radical SAM protein, which yields MPEVQEEVNVKSVVRKSKLWMPKRVIITPAALQEPWGQQMYERVKSLGLPVEELKQNRLTGLRGEDERETYRKAKNTLAIVTAPASAFKLQPIPPSADYQFHLAEGCPAHCQYCYLAGSLQGPPVIRAFANLPAILENLKNYRKPGQVTTFEASCYTDPLGIEHVTGSLSETIRFFGEQENMHLRWVSKFDQVDGLLPLAHNGNTHPRLSLNTDFVAARMEGGTASVDARIAAIRKLAMPKVLGGGGYKVGIVLAPIMPLPDWQDQYTYLLDRLEQALNFSCEVTFELITHRFTPGSKALLQEWYPNTSIDFDESTRSLKFNKFGGKKFVYPAVTMNMLRSFFQSELKHRFPDAPILYWT from the coding sequence ATGCCAGAAGTTCAGGAAGAAGTAAATGTTAAATCAGTTGTTCGTAAGTCTAAATTATGGATGCCAAAGCGTGTTATTATTACGCCGGCGGCTTTGCAAGAGCCTTGGGGGCAACAGATGTACGAGCGGGTGAAGTCTTTAGGCTTACCGGTAGAAGAGTTAAAACAAAATCGCTTAACTGGTTTACGCGGCGAAGACGAGCGGGAAACGTACCGGAAAGCTAAAAATACTTTGGCTATTGTTACGGCACCAGCCAGTGCTTTTAAACTGCAACCCATTCCGCCTTCCGCCGATTACCAATTTCATCTGGCCGAAGGATGTCCGGCGCATTGCCAGTATTGTTATTTAGCCGGTAGCTTACAAGGTCCCCCGGTTATCCGGGCTTTCGCCAACTTACCAGCTATTCTCGAAAATTTAAAAAATTACCGCAAACCGGGCCAGGTTACTACCTTCGAGGCGAGTTGTTATACTGATCCGTTGGGTATTGAGCACGTTACAGGCAGTTTGTCCGAAACTATTCGTTTTTTTGGTGAGCAGGAAAACATGCACTTGCGCTGGGTTTCTAAATTCGACCAGGTAGATGGCTTGTTGCCACTAGCGCATAACGGCAACACGCACCCGCGACTCAGTTTGAATACAGATTTTGTAGCGGCGCGCATGGAAGGGGGCACTGCTTCTGTGGATGCTCGAATAGCCGCCATCCGTAAGTTAGCCATGCCCAAAGTGCTGGGTGGCGGGGGGTATAAAGTTGGTATTGTATTGGCGCCTATTATGCCTTTACCCGATTGGCAAGATCAGTACACCTATTTACTCGATCGCCTAGAACAAGCCTTAAACTTTTCTTGCGAAGTTACTTTTGAGTTGATTACCCACCGGTTTACGCCCGGCTCCAAAGCGTTGTTGCAGGAATGGTACCCCAATACTTCTATAGATTTTGACGAAAGTACCCGTTCGTTAAAGTTTAATAAGTTTGGTGGTAAAAAGTTTGTGTACCCGGCGGTAACCATGAACATGCTTCGCAGCTTTTTCCAAAGCGAATTAAAGCACCGTTTCCCGGATGCGCCCATTTTATACTGGACTTAA
- the ureA gene encoding urease subunit gamma, giving the protein MHLTPRETEKLLLYLAGELAEKRKARGLKLNYPEAIALISSQVQEAARDGRTVAELMHFGATILTRQDVMEGIPEMIEEIQVEATFPDGTKLVTVHHPIR; this is encoded by the coding sequence ATGCATTTAACTCCTCGTGAAACCGAAAAACTGTTGTTGTATTTAGCTGGTGAATTGGCCGAAAAACGAAAAGCCCGGGGATTAAAGTTAAATTACCCCGAAGCCATTGCTTTAATCAGCAGCCAGGTGCAGGAAGCCGCCCGCGACGGAAGAACCGTAGCCGAATTAATGCATTTTGGCGCTACCATTCTCACCCGGCAAGATGTGATGGAAGGAATTCCGGAGATGATTGAAGAAATACAAGTAGAAGCCACCTTCCCGGACGGTACCAAACTCGTAACCGTTCATCATCCTATCCGATAA
- a CDS encoding urease subunit beta, giving the protein MIPGEYFIPKGNIEANTGRRTRTLVIVNTGDRPVQIGSHFHFFEVNPQLAFNREQAFGMRLNIAAGTAVRFEPGEEKTVVLVELGGHRKVFGMNLLVNGATTDPAIKQQSLTKAEQAQFKMKEL; this is encoded by the coding sequence ATGATTCCAGGAGAATATTTCATACCTAAAGGTAATATTGAAGCAAATACCGGTCGCCGCACCCGTACCTTAGTTATAGTAAATACCGGAGATCGGCCCGTGCAAATAGGGTCGCATTTTCATTTTTTTGAAGTTAATCCACAATTAGCCTTTAACCGGGAGCAAGCTTTTGGGATGCGCCTGAACATTGCGGCCGGCACAGCCGTGCGCTTTGAACCCGGCGAAGAAAAAACAGTGGTGCTGGTAGAATTAGGCGGCCATAGAAAAGTTTTTGGCATGAACCTACTAGTAAATGGCGCTACCACGGACCCGGCGATCAAGCAGCAAAGCCTGACCAAAGCAGAACAGGCTCAGTTTAAAATGAAAGAATTATGA